GAGGCTAAGGAAGAACTTCAGGATATGTTCTCCAGGAGGTACTCCTAATGGTTTACACAAAATTATTGACACAACCCCTGCTAACCTCAATCTCTATTTTAATTCCGTCTTCCTCTTTCTCAAAATAAACATCTACATCCGTATCTTTAATCCTTAAAGGAAACAGAACAATATCTCCGACCGGCAAGAAATAAAAAGCCATGATAGACAAAAGAAACTTCCGATAGTCTTCTTCCGAAAGTTTACCTTCTGAAGCGGCAATAAACTCTTTTGTCATTGAAATCAAAAGAGAAACTGTCTGATATGAAAATAGAGAAGATAGAAATGACGAAAAAGCTTTATCATCAATTTTATTTGCATTCCAGATTTCCAGATAATGCTTTTCAAAATAAATGGATAAAACCTTTCTAAACGATTCAGAATCAAGAAATGGAAGGAGAGACTTCAATATAAACTTCTGTGCCCACTCAGGATCGATCTCCACAAGTTTTAGTTCCAGCTTTGGCGCAAGAGACTTTATTATAAATGTGAGAACCTGCCCCGGCTCAAATTCGTCATCAACATCAACCTCAGCAACAATAACTTTGTTTCCAACCAAAATTTTCGCCTTTCCGTCCTCCGTATAACCTAAAAACTTTAGTTTTAGCTTTTTGCCTTTCAACTCATTGGTAGAATCACCTTTCCTCTCTCCCTGAATAACAGAAGAGAGAAGTTTCTCCATATCTCTATGTGAGAAATCCTGAAGCTTTGTTGGAAGATTCCTGCTTATTGCTTCAGCAGGAATAATTCCTTCTATTTTCCTTATCTCTATGACAGCCCCCTATCCAAACAGTTCAGTTGAAAGATAACGCTCGCCGGTATCAGGAAAAACTGTAACAACAGGTGTTTTAAGCTTCCCAGCTTTAAAAGCTTTCAAAACAGCAGCAACATTTGCACCGGAAGAGATACCGGCAAGTATTCCAAATTCCCCAGCAAGCCTCTCACAGTAATACTTTGCATCATCAAAAGTTACAGTGATAGAAAAAGAAACAACGGACATATCAAGCGTTTTCGGAATAAAACCGGCACCTATTCCCTGGATTTTATGAAGTCCCGGATTCCCACCTGATATAACGGCAGATTCTTCAGGCTCAACTGCAACAATAACAGCATCAGGATTTGCCTCTTTAAACCTTCTGCCAACACCTGTTAACGTGCCACCGGTCCCAACACCGGCTACAAAGGAACCGGGAATCTCTCCAAGCTGCTCCAATATCTCAACGGCAGTGCCTTCATAGTGAGCTTTTACATTTGCAGGATTTTCAAACTGACGGGCAGGAAAATAGAGATCTGGATTTTCAGATATTCTCCTTTCAACCTCTTTTATTGCTCCAGGAATTCCGAAAGAAGCAGGTGTTAAAATAAGTTCAGCACCGTAAGCTTTCAGTATCTTTTTTCTCTCATCGCTCATGTTTTCTGGCATAACAATCGTACAGCCATAACCTTTTGCAGCACAGACAAGGGCAAGACCTATCCCGGTGTTCCCGCTCGTAGCTTCTATTACTCTCCTTCCCTTCTTTAAAAGCCCTTTTTTCTCCGCATCCTCAACGATAGAAAGTGCAACTCTGTCCTTTATACTGCCACCGGGATTAAACATTTCAAGCTTTGCGTAAAACGTCACGCCTTCAAGAGTAAGTTCAAAAAGAGGCGTATTTCCGATAAGTTCAAGGATACTTCTTGACAACATACTCATTAATTAAACCCTCTATCTCTAAAATTTTTCTATTCTTTACGGTCTCTTCTTTTACTATTTTATCAAGAATCTCATCTTTTACGACTGTAAATCCGTTTACATGCTTTGAAGCTTTACGGAAATGGAAATCTTTAAGGAAAAATTCTTCGGCGAGTTGATTATAAAAAGAGAGCAGCAAACATTTATGAACGCCGTTCACATCTTTAACTCTTTTTAGATTAGTAGCAATGTATTCTCTCGCAATTCTTAACTTCGCCTGTCTGGTAAGATTTCGCCTTATAACCTCCTCAAGGGAATCCTCGCAAGTCAAAAAATCACACAAAAGCTTCGTAAGCTCATTGATTCTGTCTGAAACTGGAAGTATTAAACCTCTATAAGCAATTTTTCTATGAACAGCCCCAGGGTAAATTTCAGCAGTAACACCTTTTAACCGCTCACCGTGATCAACAATCCCTCCGAAAACTAAAACGGTATTTTCATCAACATCATCTCGCGTCAGAATCTCATCGGCATTCGGATCAAGAACGATAATACGCTTTTTTAAAGGTTTAGAACAAATCTTAAATGGAACATCCGGCGTAAAGAATTCTTTTAGAGAAGGTATACAGTAACCTTCCCTATCTATAAGATAAAAGTTCTCAGGCGTAAAGTAATCTTTAACAACACCGAACATAATCTCAAGCTGATTAAGAAGACTCCTCTTCTCCTTATCAATCAATGAAGGGAAAAATCGCATATCAACAGCAATATCAGGATAATAAAAATCATCTTCATCTATAATATGAATACCCTCAAAATCGGAAGTTGACTTTACAATGACAGCATCAGCCTCAAGATTGCCGGATGAGAGAAGAAGGCTCACACCGTCAACATTATCAAAAATCCTGCCGGGAAGAATCTCACCAAATTCTTCCGTTCGGACAACCTTAAATCTGCCCGTAGCAATAAGGTAGGCAAGTCTGTTAAAAAGATCGCCTCTTCCCGGCTTCCTCAGATATTTAATATTCTCAATACCTGCCTGCTTTAAACGCTCCGCAAAAATCTCCTTTGCTCTCTTAAAAATCATCTCTCTCCTTCTCAAATTTTTTGTTTTCCCTAAATTTAAAACCACTTCTCACAAATGCTAAAATGAGAAAAAAAATAGCGAGAGGTTGCAGGTGAAAGGAATAGCTGATGTAAAAGGCTTTTTGTGCGGAACTGGAAAAGGCAATATAAAAGAAACCCTAAAATTATCAAATAAAAAAGATATCCTGGTGATAGTTTCCGAAAAACCGGCAACAGCAGCAGCGATCTTTACAACAAACGATGTTAAGGCTGCACCTGTTAAATTGTCTCAAAAGATAGTTAAAACCTACGAGAAGATCTGCGGAATTGTTGCAAACAGCGGAAACGCAAATGCCTGCACTGGCGAAAGGGGAATGAAAGACGCTAAAACAATGGCAAAAATCTGTCAGAAGCTCACGGGAAAAGCACCATTTCTAGTCGCATCAACAGGCGTGATAGGCGAATTCCTTCCAATGGACAGAATGAAAACAGGAATAGAAAAAGCGGTAGGAAACTTAGGAAAGGCAACATCAAAAGAGGCGGCAGAAGCGATAATGACAACCGATACCTTTCCGAAAACCGCTTACTTTGAAGGAAAAGGTTTCACCATCGGTGGAATAGCAAAAGGGGCGGGCATGATAGATCCTGCAATGGCAACGATGCTCTCGTTCATCACCACAGATGTAGAAATAGAGAAAAAATTGCTTGAAAAAGCGTTAAAAGAAGCAAACGAAGTAAGCTTTAACGCAATAACCGTTGATGGTGACATGAGTACTAACGATACCGTAATTGTCCTTGCAAACGGTGCATCAGAAAAAAGAATAACTGAAGAAAACTATAAAGAATTTTTAGATGGCCTGACAAATATAATGAAATCCCTTGCCTATCAAATTGTAAAAGATGGAGAAGGTGCAACAAAAGTGGCGAGGATTAAAGTCATCGGTGCAAGAACAAAAAAAGAAGCAAGGAAAGTAGCAAGGAAAATTGCCCTTTCACCATTGGTAAAAACAGCCATCTTTGGCTGCGACCCGAACTGGGGAAGAATCATAGCAGCAGCCGGCAGCGCAGGCGTGAAATTAGTTGAAGAGAGAATCGAACTTAAAATCGGAGACTACCTGCTTTTCAAAGGAACAAAAGCAGATTACGACGAAAGTAAAGTTCACAAATATATGAAAGAAAACGAAGAAATTGTTATAGAAGTGGATCTTAACCTTGGCAGTGCATCTTTTGAATACTTAACCTGCGATTTTACCTATGAATATGTGAAAATAAACGCCGAATACAGGACTTAAAATGGTTGTCCTAATAGACGCAGGTAATACTTTTGTTAAAGCTGTTATATGGGACGGGAAAGCTTTTGAAAATCTCATCAGAATTCCAACAAAAGAGGCGGAACAATCTTTCCCTTTAAAAGGAAAAAAGGCAATCATTTCAAGCGTTGTTCCGTCCTTGAAAAGAACGTTTGAAGAAGCCTTTGAAAGCGTAACTTTCATAAATGTCTCAATTCCTTTACCTGTAAGGATAGACTACAAAAACCCGGAAAGGTTGGGCGCTGATAGAATAGCTCTTGCCTGTGGAGTTTTAGACTATGGAGACAGCGGCATAGTTGTGTCGGCAGGAACAACAGTGGTTGTTGACATAGTTATTGAAAAAACCTTTATCGGCGGGATCATCCTGCCGGGAGTAAAAGCAATCCATAGGGCACTAAACTTAGTTACAGAACAACTTCCAGAAGTAGAGGATAAATTTACCGATACATTTCCTGGGAAATCAACAGCAGAATGTATAAAAGCGGGAACAACACTCGCCATGAAAGGAGCAATTAAAGAGATAACCCAAAAATATCCCGAACTTCCCGTTATTTTTACTGGTGGATACGGAAACAAACTAAGGGAAAGTATGGGGAAAGGAATTTATGATCCATTCCTTATTTTTAAAGGCTTGGTAAAAATTTCAGAAGAAAAATAAGAAAGGGGGCTTCCACCCCCTTTCTTATCGTTATCAAAACTACCATTAATATTCAGGCATTGGAGGTACGTTTTTCTCTTCTTTCTCAGGGATTTCAGTAATTGTAGCCTCCGTTGTGAGGAGAAGACCAGCAACTGAAGCAGCATTCTGGAGAGCAACTCTCTCAACCTTAGTTGGATCGATTACACCCGTCGCTACAAGGTCTTCAAATTCGCCTTTTCTTGCGTTGAATCCGTAGTTTACACCTTTTTCATTAATTAGCTCTTTAACCTTCTCAACAACAACCTGTCCAGCATAACCTGCGTTTTCAGCAATCTGTCTTAATGGTGCTTCAACAGCTTTCTTAACTATCTCAACGCCATGCTTTCTGTCAATTTCATTAGCTTCATCAAGCTCTTTTATGAGCTCATCAAGCTTCCTTGCAGCAGCAAGAAGTGCTGTTCCACCACCAGGAACTATACCCTCTTCTACTGCAGCCCTTGTTGCGTGAAGTGCGTCTTCAACCCTTGCCTTCTTCTCTTTAAGTTCAGCTTCAGTAGCAGCTCCTACCTTGATAATGGCTACACCTCCTGCAAGTTTGGCAAGCCTTTCCTGAAGCTTCTCTTTGTCATATTCGGAAGTAGCCTTTTCAAGCTCAGCTTTAATCTGCTTAATTCTTGCTTCAATTTCTTCTGGCTTACCTTTACCACCGATGATTGTTGTATGCTCTTTGTCAACAACAACTTTGTCAGCCTGACCAAGCATATCAAGTGTAACGTTTTCAAGCTTGATGCCAAGATCTTCAAGTATAGCCTGTCCACCTGTAAGGATAGCAATATCCTGAAGCATAGCTTTTCTTCTTTCACCAAAACCAGGTGCTTTAACAGCACATACGCTTAATGTTCCACGGAGCTTGTTAACAACGAGCGTTGCCAGAGCTTCACCTTCTACATCTTCAGCGATGATGAGAAGTGGCCTTCCTTCTCTTGCAACAGCTTCAAGAACTGGAAGAAGTTCTCTTATGTTTGAAATCTTCTTACCGTAGATGAGAATGTAAGGATTCTCAAGAACAGCTTCCATCTTGTCAGGATCTGTTACGAAGTATGGAGAGAGGTAACCTCTATCAAACTGCATACCCTCAACAACTTTAAGTTCTGTCTTGAGACCTTTAGCCTCTTCAACAGTGATAACGCCTTCCTTACCTACTTTGTCCATAGCTTCAGCGATGAGTTCGCCAATCTCTTTATCGTAGTTTGCAGAAATTGTTGCAACCTGGGCAATCTGTTCTTTTGTTTCAACAGGTTTTGATATCGCTTTAAGCTCTTCTACAACCTTTTCAACAGCAGCGTCAACACCTCTTTTAAGTTCAATAGCGTTATCGCCAGCCGTTACAAACTTAAGACCATCGTTAAAGATAGCCTGAGCAAGGACAGTAGCTGTTGTTGTTCCGTCACCAGCCTTATCGGCTGTCTTTTGAGCAACCTCTTTAACAAGCTGAGCTCCGATATTTTCAATTGGATCTGCAAGTTCAATCTCTTTTGCAACAGTAACACCATCTTTTGTAACAAGCGGTGAACCAAACTTCCTTTCAATAACAACATTTCTACCACCGGGACCCATTGTTGCCTTTACAGCGTTGGCAAGCTTATCAACACCTATCTTAACTTTTTGTCTTGCTTCATCAGCAAATCTAATATCCTTTCCTGCCATGATTCTCACCTCCTCCTTGAATTTTTTTACTCAACAATGGCAAGAATGTCTTCCTCTCTGATGATGAGATATTTCTCACCATCAAGCTCAACTTCATTTCCTGCATACTTGCTGTAAAGAACCTTATCACCTTCCTTCACTTTTAAAGGCCTTACCTCACCGTTGTCAAGAAGTTTACCTTCACCAACGGCAACAACCTCTCCAATTTGAGACTCTTCCTTAGCGGTATCTGGAAGGATAATTCCACCAGCGGTCTTCTGCTCCATCTCAACTTTCTTTACAACCACCCTATCATAGAGAGGCTTTAACTTCATCGTCTCACCCTCCTTTTTCTGTGATTTTTAGCACTCACTTAAAATGAGTGCTAATCGACTCACTATATAATTTAGAGAAAGGGTATAAAGTGTCAAGGGGGAAATGTTAGAATTTTGAAATCTTGAAAAACAAATCGAGTGAGAAATCTAGGAATTCTTACTCAGATATGTAGCACTTCACTTTTCCTATAAGATCACCACGAGAATGGATTATTTCACATTTAACATTAACTTGATCAACATAAAACTGACAAACCCTTGTTGCAATATATACTTTGCTATCGTTAGTATCAAGAACAACCAAACATTTATCTTCAGAACCTGGAACTGTACACTCTTTTGATATTGTGCCATTATCTGCACATTCAGCACACAGACTTTGAATACAGTTAAGTAGATTCTGCTGAACCTTTGCAACAACAGACTTATTTCTAAATTTCATATAAGAAGGAACAGCTATGACTGTAAGAACAGAAATAATCACAATTACAATTAAAAGTTCAACAAGAGAAAACCCTCCCTTACTCCACATAGCATCCACCCTTTACATAAAATCAGCAATCATTAGTTCAGCATTATATATTATACACGATTAAATAAGAATAAATAAAAAAGCGGGCGGGTTATCCCGCCCGCTAACCACACTATGAAGTTAAATTATTGTGGAGTACATGTAATTGTATTCGTCGTTGTATCAGCTGTACAAGAAACAGCATGTCCTTTCACAGTAAAGGTTGTAGGATCTATACTAGAAAGATTACCGCTGCTATCAAGAGTTATAGTTGCATTAGTGTTATTATCATCTTTTACAGGGCAAGTATAAGTAGTAGTTCCGTTGTCAGCAAACTGAGCCATTGCAGCAGTTAAACAGGATGAAAGAGTTGCTTGAACATTTGCAGCAGCAGCCTTTCTCACATAATTTGTGTACTGCGGAATAGCGACAGCTGCAAGGATTGCGATAATAGCTACAACGATAAGTAGCTCGATAAGTGTAAACGCTTTTCTCATGGTTTACCTCCTTTCTATAAAAGTTTTTTGTAGGCTTTTTAAAACCTCACTAATTATTTTTAGCATTAAGCGTGCCAACTTCACGGTTTCAGCTGTAAAAATAAATATAAACCATGAATACCATGAATCATCTCTGTTTCACATTCCTATTCTCTATCAGATACTTTTTTAAACAATGTGACAAAAATTGTCACTCATTAAGTTAAATTAAGATTCGTGTGACAAAAATTGTCACTATTAGAAATGCTATCATTTGTTAACTCAACTTCAGGAGAAAAGCGGTGAAAGGCATAACTGAAAAATTTAAAGGAAAAAAAATACTTGTTATCGGCGATCTAATAGTAGATGAGTATATCTTTGGCAAGGTTGAAAGGATCTCACCGGAAGCACCGGTTCCGA
This region of Desulfurobacterium indicum genomic DNA includes:
- the cysK gene encoding cysteine synthase A, translating into MSMLSRSILELIGNTPLFELTLEGVTFYAKLEMFNPGGSIKDRVALSIVEDAEKKGLLKKGRRVIEATSGNTGIGLALVCAAKGYGCTIVMPENMSDERKKILKAYGAELILTPASFGIPGAIKEVERRISENPDLYFPARQFENPANVKAHYEGTAVEILEQLGEIPGSFVAGVGTGGTLTGVGRRFKEANPDAVIVAVEPEESAVISGGNPGLHKIQGIGAGFIPKTLDMSVVSFSITVTFDDAKYYCERLAGEFGILAGISSGANVAAVLKAFKAGKLKTPVVTVFPDTGERYLSTELFG
- the argJ gene encoding bifunctional glutamate N-acetyltransferase/amino-acid acetyltransferase ArgJ, coding for MKGIADVKGFLCGTGKGNIKETLKLSNKKDILVIVSEKPATAAAIFTTNDVKAAPVKLSQKIVKTYEKICGIVANSGNANACTGERGMKDAKTMAKICQKLTGKAPFLVASTGVIGEFLPMDRMKTGIEKAVGNLGKATSKEAAEAIMTTDTFPKTAYFEGKGFTIGGIAKGAGMIDPAMATMLSFITTDVEIEKKLLEKALKEANEVSFNAITVDGDMSTNDTVIVLANGASEKRITEENYKEFLDGLTNIMKSLAYQIVKDGEGATKVARIKVIGARTKKEARKVARKIALSPLVKTAIFGCDPNWGRIIAAAGSAGVKLVEERIELKIGDYLLFKGTKADYDESKVHKYMKENEEIVIEVDLNLGSASFEYLTCDFTYEYVKINAEYRT
- a CDS encoding type III pantothenate kinase, with translation MVVLIDAGNTFVKAVIWDGKAFENLIRIPTKEAEQSFPLKGKKAIISSVVPSLKRTFEEAFESVTFINVSIPLPVRIDYKNPERLGADRIALACGVLDYGDSGIVVSAGTTVVVDIVIEKTFIGGIILPGVKAIHRALNLVTEQLPEVEDKFTDTFPGKSTAECIKAGTTLAMKGAIKEITQKYPELPVIFTGGYGNKLRESMGKGIYDPFLIFKGLVKISEEK
- the groL gene encoding chaperonin GroEL (60 kDa chaperone family; promotes refolding of misfolded polypeptides especially under stressful conditions; forms two stacked rings of heptamers to form a barrel-shaped 14mer; ends can be capped by GroES; misfolded proteins enter the barrel where they are refolded when GroES binds) — translated: MAGKDIRFADEARQKVKIGVDKLANAVKATMGPGGRNVVIERKFGSPLVTKDGVTVAKEIELADPIENIGAQLVKEVAQKTADKAGDGTTTATVLAQAIFNDGLKFVTAGDNAIELKRGVDAAVEKVVEELKAISKPVETKEQIAQVATISANYDKEIGELIAEAMDKVGKEGVITVEEAKGLKTELKVVEGMQFDRGYLSPYFVTDPDKMEAVLENPYILIYGKKISNIRELLPVLEAVAREGRPLLIIAEDVEGEALATLVVNKLRGTLSVCAVKAPGFGERRKAMLQDIAILTGGQAILEDLGIKLENVTLDMLGQADKVVVDKEHTTIIGGKGKPEEIEARIKQIKAELEKATSEYDKEKLQERLAKLAGGVAIIKVGAATEAELKEKKARVEDALHATRAAVEEGIVPGGGTALLAAARKLDELIKELDEANEIDRKHGVEIVKKAVEAPLRQIAENAGYAGQVVVEKVKELINEKGVNYGFNARKGEFEDLVATGVIDPTKVERVALQNAASVAGLLLTTEATITEIPEKEEKNVPPMPEY
- the groES gene encoding co-chaperone GroES gives rise to the protein MKLKPLYDRVVVKKVEMEQKTAGGIILPDTAKEESQIGEVVAVGEGKLLDNGEVRPLKVKEGDKVLYSKYAGNEVELDGEKYLIIREEDILAIVE
- a CDS encoding type IV pilin protein, whose protein sequence is MWSKGGFSLVELLIVIVIISVLTVIAVPSYMKFRNKSVVAKVQQNLLNCIQSLCAECADNGTISKECTVPGSEDKCLVVLDTNDSKVYIATRVCQFYVDQVNVKCEIIHSRGDLIGKVKCYISE
- a CDS encoding prepilin-type N-terminal cleavage/methylation domain-containing protein, with translation MRKAFTLIELLIVVAIIAILAAVAIPQYTNYVRKAAAANVQATLSSCLTAAMAQFADNGTTTYTCPVKDDNNTNATITLDSSGNLSSIDPTTFTVKGHAVSCTADTTTNTITCTPQ